Proteins co-encoded in one Bremerella sp. TYQ1 genomic window:
- a CDS encoding Gfo/Idh/MocA family protein translates to MTIRKTRREFLEDSMFAAAAAAAFAAPTSLLAAEKQSKSPNEKLHVAVVGLNGRGNAHIGGFTNRDDIIITHLCDVDSKFHESKVEGVAKRQDGHKPKFETDLRKVLDDPSVDIVSIATPNHLHSLQAIWALQAGKDVYVEKPVSHNVSEGRRVVEAARKYDRICQAGTQSRSNPGMIEAINFVHSGKIGDVKVARGLCYKPRKSIGPKGKYQPPKTVDYSLWLGPAQMQDVTRPQFHYDWHWQMPFGNGDLGNQGIHQMDLARWGLNANQLSNAVISYGGRFGYEDAGTTPNTQVVVHDYGDKSLVFEVRGLVYDKKLKTSSVSYKGSKIGVIFEGTDGYVVMTTYHSGSAFDKDGNKIRDFSGGGDQNHYDNFVQAVRSRDVNHLNGDILEGHLSSALCHTGLISYQMGDHVSPDECLERMEAIKTTEDVRATMARVQDHLRDNKVNIDQEGVQLGPMLSFDPKSETFINNDKADQYLSREYRKGFEVPAEGKV, encoded by the coding sequence ATGACGATTCGCAAGACTCGCCGCGAGTTCCTTGAAGATTCCATGTTCGCCGCCGCGGCTGCTGCTGCGTTTGCGGCGCCGACTTCGTTGCTCGCCGCTGAAAAGCAAAGCAAGAGCCCTAACGAAAAGCTGCATGTGGCCGTGGTCGGTTTGAACGGCCGAGGTAACGCCCACATCGGCGGTTTCACCAATCGCGACGACATCATCATCACCCACCTGTGCGACGTCGACTCGAAGTTCCATGAAAGCAAAGTGGAAGGGGTCGCCAAGCGTCAGGATGGCCACAAGCCAAAGTTCGAGACCGACCTCCGCAAAGTGCTCGACGATCCATCGGTCGATATCGTCAGCATCGCGACGCCGAACCACCTGCACTCGCTGCAAGCGATCTGGGCGCTGCAAGCCGGCAAAGACGTCTACGTCGAAAAGCCTGTCAGCCATAACGTTAGCGAAGGCCGTCGCGTCGTCGAAGCGGCTCGCAAGTACGATCGTATTTGCCAGGCAGGTACTCAAAGTCGCTCGAACCCAGGCATGATCGAAGCGATCAACTTTGTGCACAGTGGCAAGATCGGCGACGTCAAAGTTGCACGCGGTTTGTGTTACAAGCCGCGCAAAAGCATCGGCCCGAAGGGTAAGTACCAACCGCCCAAGACGGTTGACTACAGCTTGTGGCTCGGCCCAGCTCAAATGCAAGACGTCACGCGTCCTCAGTTCCATTACGACTGGCATTGGCAAATGCCGTTCGGCAACGGTGACTTGGGCAACCAGGGGATCCACCAGATGGACCTCGCTCGTTGGGGCCTCAACGCCAATCAACTGAGCAATGCGGTCATCAGCTACGGCGGTCGCTTCGGTTATGAAGATGCCGGCACCACGCCAAACACCCAAGTGGTTGTGCACGATTACGGCGATAAGTCGCTCGTGTTCGAGGTCCGTGGCTTGGTTTACGACAAGAAGCTGAAGACCAGCAGCGTCAGCTACAAGGGCTCGAAGATCGGTGTCATCTTCGAAGGTACCGATGGCTACGTCGTGATGACCACGTATCACTCCGGTTCCGCCTTCGATAAAGATGGCAACAAGATCCGCGACTTCAGTGGTGGTGGCGATCAAAACCACTACGACAATTTCGTTCAGGCCGTTCGCAGCCGAGATGTGAATCACCTCAACGGCGACATTCTGGAAGGTCACCTTTCAAGCGCGTTGTGTCACACCGGGCTGATTTCGTACCAGATGGGCGACCATGTTTCTCCAGACGAATGCCTGGAACGAATGGAAGCGATCAAGACGACCGAAGACGTCCGTGCAACGATGGCACGCGTTCAAGATCATCTTCGCGACAACAAAGTGAATATCGATCAGGAAGGTGTCCAGCTCGGCCCAATGTTGTCGTTCGATCCGAAGAGCGAAACGTTCATCAACAACGACAAAGCCGACCAATACCTCAGCCGCGAATACCGCAAAGGCTTTGAAGTCCCCGCCGAAGGCAAAGTCTAA
- a CDS encoding amidohydrolase family protein, translated as MIRRYRIGWLYTMRGTPIPDATLTVEDHRIVVIEETGIWNDAVDLRDWAVLPALINAHTHLEFSNLHQPLGTAGMPFPQWIAEVIRYRQGFGENLAVEKAQAIRSGLKQSAEHGVGVVGEIATLPLMEAAYDRPDVHVVSLLEVLGLDPAVTAERLAQAKDHANYPWSHRNVSTGLSPHAPYSIRTDMIDRCVELSREQQLPLVMHLAESLEELELLEKGTGPFRLILENMGLFDEADFPGGKGASDYIQQLSTAFRAMVVHGNYLTDADIGLLKQHAESMSVCYCPRTHAYFQHDRHPLEKLLAAGIRVVLGTDSRSSNPDLGVWGEVQAVSETFPNVPAEQLLPMVTRDAAFALGLENEFGTIQPGRRAMVSAFPVGAECPDVLTAMLAGQPRLWNLGEGLTQLDVATA; from the coding sequence ATGATTCGTCGTTACCGTATCGGCTGGCTTTATACGATGCGTGGAACTCCAATTCCTGATGCGACGCTCACCGTTGAAGACCACCGGATTGTCGTTATCGAGGAAACAGGGATCTGGAACGATGCGGTCGATCTTCGTGATTGGGCCGTACTGCCTGCTTTGATCAACGCGCACACGCATCTTGAATTCAGCAATTTGCATCAACCGCTGGGAACGGCTGGCATGCCGTTTCCGCAGTGGATTGCTGAGGTCATTCGTTACCGCCAAGGTTTCGGCGAGAACCTGGCCGTCGAAAAAGCTCAAGCGATTCGCAGCGGTTTGAAGCAATCGGCCGAGCATGGTGTTGGTGTCGTTGGCGAGATTGCCACGTTGCCGCTCATGGAAGCGGCCTACGATCGGCCAGACGTGCATGTCGTTTCGCTGTTGGAAGTGTTAGGTCTCGATCCAGCGGTCACCGCCGAACGTCTCGCTCAGGCAAAGGATCATGCGAACTACCCTTGGTCGCATCGCAACGTTTCGACAGGACTCAGTCCGCACGCGCCATATTCGATACGAACCGACATGATCGATCGCTGCGTCGAGTTGTCTCGTGAGCAGCAGCTTCCCCTGGTGATGCATTTAGCGGAATCGCTGGAAGAGCTTGAGCTTCTCGAGAAAGGAACAGGGCCGTTTCGATTGATCTTGGAGAACATGGGCCTGTTCGACGAGGCTGACTTCCCCGGCGGCAAAGGGGCGAGCGACTATATCCAACAGCTTTCAACAGCCTTCCGGGCAATGGTCGTGCATGGCAACTACCTGACCGACGCCGACATTGGCTTGCTCAAGCAGCACGCGGAATCGATGAGCGTTTGTTATTGCCCGCGGACGCACGCCTATTTCCAGCACGATCGCCATCCGCTTGAAAAGCTGTTGGCTGCTGGCATTCGAGTCGTGCTAGGGACCGACTCGCGGTCGTCCAATCCTGATCTCGGGGTCTGGGGAGAAGTGCAAGCGGTCAGCGAGACTTTCCCCAATGTTCCGGCCGAGCAGCTTTTGCCGATGGTGACTAGGGACGCCGCATTTGCGTTAGGTTTGGAAAACGAGTTCGGCACCATCCAGCCAGGTCGCCGCGCCATGGTATCGGCGTTTCCGGTCGGAGCCGAATGTCCCGATGTGCTGACCGCCATGCTTGCCGGCCAGCCGAGGCTTTGGAACTTGGGCGAAGGCTTAACGCAGCTCGACGTGGCCACTGCCTGA
- the hflX gene encoding GTPase HflX yields the protein MTERDRKQSVAQENAILVKLLDPSVQYSDDPLEELDGLATTAGTTVVGKLTQKRDKPDPGSYLGKGKIEELTLCAEASEADVIIFDNELSPGQTRNLERETKRKVIDRTELILDIFATHAQTLESRLAVELAQLEYSLPRLKRMWSHLDRIKMGVGMRGPGEKQLEVDRRLVEKRIRDLKDDLDKVAKRREREVAARKESMTISLVGYTNAGKSTLMNSLTSAQVLSADMLFATLDTRTRRWRLPHWGPVLLSDTVGFIRDLPHRLIASFKATLEEANQADLLLHVADASNPEAEQQIAAVYDVLEEIGIEQKNTLLVLNKVDRIEDARRLEQLQSRYPGSVPVSAVSREGLDKLAIAVSDALSKSFSDVEIEANVDNGKLVAYLATHGEVVSKRYGNEKLFVHCRIPTAHLGRIENQNPDAVIRPYDPVSDQENSDTVGDVA from the coding sequence GTGACAGAACGAGATCGTAAACAGAGCGTCGCTCAGGAAAATGCCATTCTGGTCAAATTGTTGGATCCCTCGGTCCAGTACTCGGACGACCCGCTCGAAGAATTGGACGGCCTCGCGACGACGGCAGGAACGACGGTGGTTGGAAAGCTGACCCAAAAGCGAGACAAGCCAGATCCTGGCTCTTATCTAGGGAAAGGGAAGATTGAAGAATTGACGCTCTGCGCCGAAGCTTCGGAAGCGGATGTCATTATCTTCGACAACGAGCTTTCCCCAGGTCAGACTCGCAACTTGGAACGCGAAACGAAGCGCAAGGTGATCGACCGCACCGAGCTTATTCTCGATATCTTCGCGACCCATGCCCAGACGCTCGAATCGCGTCTGGCGGTTGAACTCGCTCAGCTTGAATATTCGCTCCCTCGATTGAAGCGAATGTGGTCTCACTTGGACCGTATCAAGATGGGCGTCGGGATGCGTGGCCCTGGGGAAAAGCAGTTGGAAGTCGACCGCCGGTTGGTCGAGAAACGCATTCGCGATTTGAAGGACGATTTGGACAAAGTTGCCAAGCGTCGCGAGCGCGAAGTGGCCGCTCGAAAAGAGTCGATGACCATCAGCCTGGTCGGCTATACCAACGCCGGCAAAAGTACGCTGATGAATTCGTTGACGTCAGCCCAGGTTCTTTCAGCTGACATGCTTTTCGCTACGCTCGACACGCGGACTCGGCGGTGGCGTTTGCCGCATTGGGGGCCGGTTTTGTTGAGCGATACGGTCGGTTTTATCCGTGATCTGCCGCACCGTTTGATCGCTTCCTTTAAAGCGACGCTGGAAGAAGCCAATCAGGCCGATCTTCTGCTGCATGTTGCCGACGCAAGTAACCCTGAGGCAGAGCAGCAAATTGCCGCGGTTTACGACGTTTTAGAGGAAATCGGCATCGAGCAGAAGAACACGCTTCTTGTGCTGAATAAAGTCGATCGGATCGAAGATGCTCGGCGATTAGAGCAGCTGCAAAGCCGCTATCCAGGGTCGGTTCCTGTCAGTGCCGTTTCGCGCGAAGGGCTCGATAAACTGGCCATCGCCGTGAGTGACGCTCTGAGCAAATCGTTCTCGGATGTCGAGATCGAAGCGAACGTCGACAACGGCAAGTTGGTTGCCTATTTGGCGACCCACGGCGAGGTTGTTTCCAAGCGTTATGGCAATGAGAAGTTATTCGTGCATTGCCGCATTCCGACGGCGCATTTGGGGCGTATCGAGAACCAGAATCCGGACGCCGTGATTCGTCCTTACGACCCTGTATCTGATCAGGAAAACTCCGACACTGTCGGGGATGTTGCCTGA
- a CDS encoding RluA family pseudouridine synthase: MARMNDASVLPPFSILYEKGPCICVQKPAGLLTQAPPGIDNLELQLRDFIKQREQKSGKIYLAIIHRLDRPVSGAIVFCRNVRAAQRLAAQFRERAVRKTYWAIVEGRVPDGAGEWTDHVRKIPDVAQGEVVEADAEGAKVAELHFQVLAQNETHSLLEIELGTGRYHQIRLQCSQRGFPILGDNLYQAGEAFGPKVEDMRRRHIALHARQLQFRHPMVDEMVDVTAPLPAAWEESAVWQSLKQQLNHEVQA; the protein is encoded by the coding sequence ATGGCCAGGATGAATGATGCTTCTGTCCTACCTCCGTTTTCCATTTTGTACGAAAAAGGCCCCTGCATCTGTGTGCAGAAGCCGGCCGGGCTGCTGACTCAGGCACCTCCGGGAATCGACAACTTGGAACTCCAGCTTCGCGACTTCATCAAGCAACGCGAGCAAAAGAGTGGCAAGATTTACCTGGCGATCATTCATCGGCTCGATCGACCGGTCTCTGGGGCAATTGTTTTTTGCCGCAACGTCCGTGCGGCTCAGCGGCTGGCGGCCCAGTTCAGGGAACGCGCTGTCCGGAAAACCTATTGGGCAATCGTCGAAGGGCGAGTTCCCGACGGGGCCGGGGAATGGACCGACCATGTGCGGAAAATTCCGGATGTTGCCCAGGGGGAAGTCGTTGAAGCGGACGCCGAAGGCGCGAAAGTTGCCGAGCTCCATTTTCAAGTGCTCGCGCAGAATGAAACGCATAGTTTGCTCGAGATCGAACTCGGTACTGGCCGGTACCATCAAATTCGCCTGCAATGTTCGCAGCGGGGATTCCCAATTTTAGGGGACAACTTATACCAAGCGGGTGAAGCGTTCGGGCCTAAGGTGGAAGACATGCGGCGTCGGCATATCGCCCTGCATGCGCGGCAATTGCAGTTTCGTCACCCGATGGTCGACGAGATGGTGGACGTTACCGCGCCACTGCCGGCAGCATGGGAGGAGTCCGCTGTCTGGCAATCGCTTAAGCAGCAGTTGAACCACGAGGTACAAGCATGA
- a CDS encoding cellulase family glycosylhydrolase has protein sequence MKTCFALLLVLFIFPAIAMANRPLAKVTLSPDGKDFRQGGSDEPFYVWGVNYDHDRDGNLIEDYWHDQWDVIDEDFDEIKALGANVIRVHLQLARFMKTADQPNETNLQQLAKLIELAEKKQLYLNLTGLGCYHKQDVPAWYDAMNETDRWQVQANFWKAIAKTCNGSPAIFCYDLMNEPVVGGGENPTEWLVGKPLGGKYFVQRITNDVAQRDNKQIAAAWVKQLTDAIRAEDKQTLITVGVIPWAHVWPNAKPLFYSEEVAGPLDFVSVHFYPEKGKVDKAIAALKVYDIGKPLVIEEFFPLKCSQEEAEQFLAETRPFTDGLISFYWGTTIPEYEAAGTMQGAILAGWLKRFQQGPDAALKR, from the coding sequence ATGAAAACCTGCTTCGCTTTACTGCTTGTGTTATTCATCTTTCCAGCGATCGCCATGGCGAATCGGCCGCTTGCTAAGGTAACGCTTTCGCCCGATGGCAAAGACTTTCGCCAAGGGGGTTCGGACGAACCGTTCTATGTTTGGGGCGTTAACTACGATCACGACCGCGACGGGAACTTGATCGAAGATTATTGGCACGATCAGTGGGATGTGATCGACGAAGATTTCGACGAGATCAAAGCCTTGGGGGCGAACGTCATTCGCGTCCACCTGCAGCTGGCCAGATTCATGAAGACGGCCGATCAGCCGAACGAAACGAACCTACAGCAGTTGGCCAAGTTAATCGAGCTGGCCGAGAAGAAGCAGCTGTATTTGAACCTGACCGGGCTAGGGTGTTACCACAAGCAAGATGTGCCGGCCTGGTACGACGCGATGAACGAAACCGATCGTTGGCAAGTACAAGCGAACTTCTGGAAAGCGATTGCAAAGACATGCAACGGGAGCCCCGCCATCTTTTGCTACGACTTGATGAACGAGCCAGTGGTTGGCGGGGGAGAAAATCCAACCGAGTGGCTAGTTGGCAAGCCTCTAGGCGGAAAGTATTTCGTGCAACGCATCACCAACGACGTTGCCCAGCGCGACAACAAGCAAATCGCCGCGGCTTGGGTCAAGCAGCTTACCGACGCAATTCGTGCCGAGGACAAGCAAACACTGATTACCGTCGGCGTCATTCCTTGGGCACATGTGTGGCCCAATGCCAAGCCTCTTTTCTACAGCGAAGAAGTCGCCGGTCCGCTCGATTTCGTCAGCGTTCATTTCTATCCCGAGAAAGGCAAAGTCGACAAAGCCATCGCCGCACTTAAGGTCTACGACATCGGCAAGCCGTTGGTGATCGAGGAATTCTTTCCGCTGAAATGTTCTCAGGAAGAAGCGGAACAGTTTCTGGCCGAAACGCGACCGTTCACCGACGGGCTCATCAGTTTCTACTGGGGAACCACCATCCCAGAATACGAAGCGGCCGGGACGATGCAAGGGGCAATTTTAGCCGGCTGGCTCAAGCGTTTTCAGCAAGGACCAGAC
- a CDS encoding SDR family oxidoreductase: MRRKLDGLRMLVTGASSGIGRALAVQAAEAGAKLLLTARREERLEELLEVVHAKGADADYLAGDITDSGHRERLREKAQRSFQGLDVLVNNAGIGAYGGFEDASPERLRQLMEVNFFAPVELTRICLPMLEKGCTPAICNISSVLAHRAVPGKSEYCASKFALHGFSDALRAELSTKEIDVILVSPSTTSSEFSASVIEKRGKEPAVGKFARTPQNIAKLTLRAIRAGKHEIIPSKTGYAMVLLDRLWPSLADWAVAKFG; encoded by the coding sequence ATGCGGCGAAAGCTTGATGGATTGCGGATGTTGGTGACCGGCGCGTCGTCGGGGATTGGTCGCGCCTTGGCGGTTCAGGCAGCAGAAGCTGGCGCGAAACTGCTGTTAACGGCGCGGCGTGAAGAGCGGCTGGAAGAGCTTCTCGAGGTCGTTCACGCGAAGGGGGCTGACGCCGATTATCTGGCCGGCGATATCACGGATTCAGGTCACCGCGAGCGCCTTCGCGAGAAGGCGCAGCGTTCGTTTCAGGGGCTCGATGTGTTGGTGAATAATGCCGGCATCGGGGCGTATGGGGGCTTTGAAGATGCGTCCCCGGAACGACTTCGGCAGCTGATGGAGGTCAACTTTTTCGCCCCGGTCGAGCTCACGAGAATCTGCCTGCCGATGCTCGAAAAAGGGTGCACGCCGGCCATCTGTAATATCTCTTCGGTCCTCGCTCATCGGGCCGTTCCTGGCAAGAGCGAGTACTGTGCTAGCAAGTTCGCTTTGCATGGTTTTAGTGATGCGTTGCGGGCCGAACTGTCGACCAAAGAAATAGACGTCATCTTGGTCAGTCCGAGCACGACAAGCAGTGAGTTTTCGGCCTCGGTGATCGAGAAGCGGGGCAAGGAGCCAGCGGTCGGAAAGTTCGCTCGCACGCCCCAAAATATCGCCAAGCTAACGCTCCGTGCGATCCGTGCTGGAAAGCATGAAATTATCCCCAGTAAGACAGGCTACGCGATGGTTCTTTTGGATCGTTTGTGGCCTTCTCTGGCCGACTGGGCCGTGGCGAAATTTGGATAG
- the purM gene encoding phosphoribosylformylglycinamidine cyclo-ligase has protein sequence MAKATYKDAGVDLDVYAESMSRLPRLVKRTFSPRVMQLDGGFAGLFKLDFDNALFKRKYEDPVLISCTDGVGTKIKLAIDSGKHDTVGIDLVAMCVNDAICCGAEPLFFLDYIAMGKDDPELLEQLVTGITNGCVESDSALIGGETAIMPDLYKVGDYDMAGFCVGVADRKHLIDGKAIADGDVVLGISSSGIHSNGFSLVRKVVFEIAGLKLDDHIEALGATVGETLLTPTKIYVQPIRNVLSHYKIKNVVHGIAHITGGGLQENLERILPKNVDVEIKKGSWPQLPVFPWIQELGEIEEEEMGRVFNMGIGLVVVVSSYYAASVQKMLGESGCDVFEIGKVKSGSGHVELR, from the coding sequence ATGGCAAAAGCCACCTATAAAGATGCCGGCGTCGATCTCGACGTGTATGCAGAATCGATGTCCCGTCTTCCACGGTTGGTTAAGCGGACTTTTTCGCCTCGCGTGATGCAGTTGGACGGCGGTTTCGCCGGGCTATTTAAGCTCGACTTCGACAACGCCCTGTTCAAGCGGAAATACGAAGACCCTGTCCTGATCTCTTGCACCGATGGTGTCGGTACGAAGATCAAGCTGGCCATCGATAGCGGCAAGCACGATACCGTCGGCATCGACTTAGTCGCCATGTGCGTGAACGATGCAATCTGCTGTGGGGCCGAACCGCTCTTCTTTCTCGACTATATCGCCATGGGGAAAGACGATCCGGAACTGCTGGAACAGCTGGTAACGGGTATCACCAATGGCTGCGTCGAAAGCGACTCGGCACTGATTGGTGGCGAAACGGCCATCATGCCTGACCTTTATAAGGTGGGCGATTACGACATGGCAGGCTTTTGCGTCGGCGTGGCCGATCGTAAGCATTTGATCGATGGCAAAGCAATTGCCGACGGAGACGTGGTGCTCGGGATTTCCTCCAGCGGGATCCACTCCAACGGGTTTAGCCTCGTCCGCAAGGTCGTCTTCGAGATCGCCGGGCTGAAGCTGGACGATCATATTGAAGCACTCGGGGCAACCGTCGGCGAAACACTGCTGACGCCAACGAAGATTTACGTTCAGCCAATTCGCAACGTTCTTTCGCATTACAAGATCAAGAACGTCGTCCATGGCATCGCCCACATCACCGGCGGCGGCTTGCAGGAAAACTTGGAACGGATCTTGCCGAAGAATGTCGACGTCGAGATCAAAAAGGGAAGCTGGCCACAGCTACCTGTCTTCCCCTGGATTCAGGAACTCGGCGAAATCGAAGAGGAAGAGATGGGCCGCGTCTTCAACATGGGGATCGGCCTGGTCGTCGTCGTCAGCAGCTACTATGCAGCCAGCGTGCAAAAAATGCTCGGCGAATCTGGCTGCGATGTCTTCGAGATCGGCAAAGTCAAATCAGGCAGTGGCCACGTCGAGCTGCGTTAA
- the glgX gene encoding glycogen debranching protein GlgX gives MLMVHPHPELQFSHVLPYGAILHERGVRFVVFSRSATAMRLLLYNNVDDREPSEIIDFDRETDRWGDIWSIFIPGLSAGQLYHFQAEGPYNPDEGMLFDGRARLIDPYAKALAGTFQSADDGIIRPPKCVVVDESFNWEGDRHLKRDLSETIIYEMHVKGFTAHESSDVEHPGTYRGVIEKIPYLKSLGVTAVELMPIHEFPIMDMVTGKTPTRGNYWGYDSMAFFAPHRGYAASKTPGGQVREFKEMVKALHQAGIEVILDVVYNHTCEGNEKGPILSFKGLENQVYYMLANGGREYKNYSGCGNTVNGNHPIVREMIFNSLRHWVHNYHVDGFRFDLASILSRDRNGNLVANPPLVEAIAEDPMLADTKIIAEAWDAAGAYQVGSFANLRWAEWNGRYRDDIRSFWKGEPHKLGALATRLAGSSDLYQAGGRQPYHSINFITSHDGFPMNDLVSYNHKHNEANGEGNRDGDNHNLSYNYGVEGPTKRASIEKIRNQQIKNMFCTLLLSQGVPMVLMGDEVRRTQHGNNNAYCQDNEISWLDWKLVKKNDEMRRFVRALIAFRRDQPTVRQKHFLGGFPTGRRGLYDVNWYNNLGTAVDWDSGDSMLSCLLAAPSKENDPEAIGRDVLLLMNGSASPQQFILPPVAKGTSWRMFVDTAATSPSDVYPDLNGPRPPAAGKFVMPERSVRIYVASR, from the coding sequence ATGCTTATGGTTCATCCGCATCCGGAGCTGCAATTTAGTCATGTGCTTCCTTATGGAGCAATTCTGCACGAACGCGGCGTACGGTTTGTTGTATTCAGCCGATCCGCCACGGCGATGCGACTATTGCTATACAACAACGTCGATGATCGCGAACCAAGCGAAATCATCGACTTCGACCGCGAGACCGATCGCTGGGGAGATATCTGGAGTATCTTCATCCCCGGACTATCGGCCGGTCAGCTATATCACTTTCAAGCCGAAGGCCCATACAACCCCGACGAAGGCATGCTCTTCGACGGTCGTGCCCGGCTGATCGATCCTTACGCGAAAGCCTTGGCTGGAACTTTCCAGTCGGCCGACGACGGGATCATTCGCCCACCCAAGTGCGTGGTCGTTGACGAAAGCTTCAACTGGGAAGGGGATCGCCATTTAAAGCGAGACCTGAGCGAGACGATCATCTATGAGATGCACGTCAAAGGTTTCACGGCGCACGAATCGAGCGACGTGGAACACCCAGGCACCTATCGTGGTGTGATCGAGAAAATTCCGTATCTCAAGTCCCTGGGCGTGACCGCGGTCGAGCTGATGCCGATCCACGAGTTCCCGATCATGGACATGGTGACCGGAAAAACGCCGACGCGAGGCAACTATTGGGGTTACGACTCCATGGCGTTCTTCGCGCCGCATCGTGGCTATGCCGCCAGCAAAACGCCTGGCGGTCAGGTCCGCGAATTCAAAGAGATGGTCAAAGCCCTTCACCAGGCCGGCATCGAGGTGATCCTCGACGTGGTTTACAACCATACCTGTGAAGGGAACGAAAAAGGCCCGATCCTCAGCTTCAAGGGGCTCGAGAACCAGGTCTATTACATGTTGGCCAACGGTGGCCGCGAGTATAAGAACTACTCCGGTTGCGGTAATACGGTCAACGGTAACCATCCGATCGTTCGCGAAATGATCTTTAACAGTTTGCGTCACTGGGTGCACAACTACCACGTCGACGGCTTCCGTTTCGATCTCGCATCGATTCTCAGCCGTGACCGAAATGGTAACCTGGTCGCAAATCCACCATTGGTCGAAGCGATTGCTGAAGACCCGATGTTGGCCGATACCAAGATCATCGCCGAAGCTTGGGACGCCGCGGGCGCCTATCAGGTCGGTTCGTTCGCCAACTTGCGTTGGGCCGAATGGAACGGTCGATACCGCGACGATATCCGTAGCTTCTGGAAAGGCGAGCCGCACAAGCTGGGGGCGTTGGCCACTCGCTTGGCTGGTTCGAGCGACCTTTACCAGGCCGGCGGACGTCAGCCGTATCACAGTATTAACTTCATCACGTCGCACGACGGTTTCCCGATGAACGACTTAGTGTCGTACAACCATAAGCACAACGAGGCTAATGGCGAAGGAAACCGCGACGGAGATAACCACAACCTGAGTTACAACTATGGTGTGGAAGGCCCCACGAAACGGGCCAGCATCGAGAAGATCCGTAACCAGCAGATCAAGAACATGTTCTGCACGCTGTTGCTCTCGCAAGGTGTGCCGATGGTTCTGATGGGTGACGAAGTTCGTCGTACGCAGCATGGCAACAACAACGCCTACTGCCAAGACAACGAAATTTCGTGGCTCGACTGGAAACTGGTCAAAAAGAACGACGAGATGCGACGCTTCGTGCGTGCACTGATCGCCTTCCGCCGCGACCAGCCAACGGTTCGTCAGAAGCACTTCCTGGGTGGCTTCCCCACCGGGCGACGTGGCCTGTACGACGTGAACTGGTACAACAATCTCGGCACAGCCGTCGATTGGGACAGCGGCGACTCGATGCTTTCCTGCCTGTTGGCAGCACCAAGCAAAGAGAACGACCCGGAAGCGATCGGACGCGATGTGTTGCTGTTGATGAATGGTAGTGCTTCGCCGCAACAGTTCATCTTGCCCCCAGTGGCCAAGGGAACGAGCTGGCGAATGTTCGTCGACACGGCTGCCACCTCGCCGAGCGACGTCTACCCCGATCTCAACGGCCCACGCCCACCAGCGGCCGGTAAGTTCGTGATGCCAGAACGGAGCGTGCGAATCTACGTGGCCTCACGTTAA